One stretch of Streptomyces sp. MMBL 11-1 DNA includes these proteins:
- a CDS encoding non-ribosomal peptide synthetase, which translates to MFSPTVRQQGLWFLSRQEGPSPTYNVPLALYLEGDLDPEALRLALGDVVGRHDTLRTVFEDVDGNPRPRVLEHEDDGVALSVADVAEEELDAALVRLSRIPFDLGKDRPLRAHLLATGERGHVLLLVMHHIATDGASVRPLVKDLGEAYRARTEGNAPDWETLATTYGAYAEWQREDLGDPSDPESEAARQLSYWRQALAGLPEEALIRPDRPRPAVASHRSRTHTVGCSPRIHARLLEIAKETGTTLFMVLQAATAVLLSRTGAGDDIPIGVPVEGRDDEDLEDLVGFFVNSVVLRTSTAGNPSFRELLQRVRDTDIAAWSHQDVPFDWVVEDLNPERSHQRNPLFQVLMTVKDSDAGAVEMAAGLSARIRPVDLGTAKFDLSVGFTPERTAHGVPDRLMVEVEGATDLYEEATVRAAAERLARVLEAAAADLDRPVLDIDLLDARERRHVLTEWSGTLGARPAATLTELFEFQTADRPDAVAVVDGAERLTYRELNARANRLARLLRARGAGPEERVAVLLHRSADLAVALLAVLKTGAAYLPVDPAYPAERVSVVFEDARPALVVTSESAADLLPPTTAAPIRLGDEGVESDLAAQDPADLTDADRIAPLDPRHPAYVIYTSGSTGRPKGVAVPHAGVVALLDATRERFAFDGDDVWSWFHSYAFDMAVWEMWGAFAYGGSLVTVPYEVSRSPRDYLALLAEEKVTVACQTPSAFYPLIAEEARSTPQLALRTVVFGGEALDLAQLAPWYDRHPDDGVRLVNMYGITETTIHTTYLALDARTAARSPGRSLVGLPVAGLRTFVLDGRLQPVPVGVVGELYVAGPQLARGYLNRPHLTAERFVACPFESNGERMYRSGDLARWTPQGQLEYVGRADHQVKIRGFRIEPGEIQAALAEHPDIVRSAVIVREDTPGDRRLVAYVVAGEAGVSPSDVRGRLQRRLPHYMVPTIVPVDDLPLTVNGKLDRGALPAPGAAGRAGDRSPITTREQILCELFAEVLGLPLVNPEDGFFELGGHSLLATQLVNRARAVLGVELHVREVFEHPTPADLARVAREAIADRPALVPMERPPRVPLAFQQQGLGFLQRFNGLTSAYNNPYALRLTGGLDPETLRLALRDVIDRHEILRTVYRTIDGEPHQVLLDDPTRAPDFWQQRECDPDGLDALLRAEGNRPFDLSAELPLRALLLRTGPEEHVLLLVFHHIAADGWSVDPLFSDLATAFAARAGGKAPEWRPLPVQYADYALWQRALFAPDVRDRHLDYWVRTLRDLPRQLPVNTDRPRPDTAGQHGAHVGIAIDADLHARLIELAQNHRATLFMVLHAAFVGLLHRNGAGTDIPIGINASGRDDDALRHLIGMFVNTLVLRVDAGGEPTFQELLERVRETDLDATVHQEVPFEQVVRAVNPPRTAAPNPLFQVMFSVGTKQAALETRLAGLRTEVTALETTAPKFDLTLNLTQHRTATGRPGGITGELQYDTALFDHTTAEAMVEEFTSLVAEFEADPSRPISGQASPSGKASVTTRAPRPPAAPADGGPGPHPRTTAAPNAYTQAVAEIFAKVLGVPSVGPEENFFNLGGYSLLAAELVEELRSTLGVDVAIRDLFRAPTVAGLIEQTRMGEQSGNTTLLPLRTSGDRPPLFFVHPAMGLSWCYSHFLPHVPADRPVYGLQAGGGTTRPVTVEEMAEAYLESVREVQPHGPYHLLGWSFGGLVAHAMATRLQQDGEDVSLLGVLDAYPADPTAGPVAPDLRKAVASLLHDPTTLTDEHEIHDIAQAVRFLRDKDLILGSFDDRTIRTALVSTTHHVALAHAFTPRLYTGDLLLLRAMSDIHGEPPPPQVWETYVEGRVIDHQLDCGHQEMSDPGTAVEIGAVIRRALSGSSVTTADALPVEPDQETATA; encoded by the coding sequence TTGTTCTCACCCACCGTCAGACAGCAGGGTCTGTGGTTTCTGAGCCGGCAGGAAGGGCCGTCCCCGACGTACAACGTGCCGCTCGCCCTGTACCTCGAAGGGGATCTGGACCCCGAAGCCCTCCGGCTCGCCCTGGGTGATGTGGTCGGCCGCCATGACACACTGCGCACGGTCTTCGAGGACGTCGACGGCAACCCCCGCCCGCGCGTCCTTGAACACGAGGACGACGGCGTCGCACTCTCCGTGGCCGACGTCGCCGAGGAGGAGCTCGACGCGGCCCTGGTCAGGCTGAGCCGGATCCCCTTCGACCTCGGGAAGGACCGCCCGCTGCGCGCCCACCTGCTGGCCACCGGCGAGCGCGGGCACGTACTCCTCCTGGTGATGCACCACATAGCCACCGACGGCGCTTCGGTGCGGCCGCTCGTCAAGGACCTCGGCGAGGCCTACCGTGCGCGCACCGAGGGGAACGCGCCGGACTGGGAGACGCTCGCCACGACGTACGGCGCATATGCCGAGTGGCAGCGCGAGGACCTCGGCGACCCGTCGGACCCGGAGAGCGAGGCCGCCCGGCAACTGTCGTACTGGCGTCAGGCGCTCGCCGGTCTGCCCGAGGAAGCCCTGATCCGGCCGGACCGTCCGCGTCCCGCCGTCGCGTCGCACCGGAGCCGGACCCATACCGTCGGCTGCTCCCCGCGGATCCACGCCCGGCTCCTGGAGATCGCCAAGGAGACCGGCACCACGCTGTTCATGGTGCTCCAGGCAGCGACCGCCGTCCTGCTGTCCCGGACCGGCGCGGGCGACGACATCCCGATCGGTGTGCCCGTCGAGGGCCGGGACGACGAGGACCTGGAGGACCTGGTCGGCTTCTTCGTCAACAGCGTCGTGCTGCGGACGAGCACCGCGGGCAACCCGTCCTTCCGTGAGCTGCTCCAGCGGGTCCGCGACACCGACATCGCCGCCTGGTCGCACCAGGACGTGCCGTTCGACTGGGTCGTCGAGGACCTCAACCCCGAGCGATCCCACCAGCGCAACCCGCTCTTCCAGGTCCTCATGACCGTGAAGGACTCCGACGCCGGGGCGGTGGAGATGGCCGCCGGGCTGAGCGCCCGTATCCGCCCGGTCGACCTCGGCACCGCCAAGTTCGACCTCTCCGTCGGCTTCACCCCGGAGCGCACCGCGCACGGCGTCCCGGACCGCCTGATGGTCGAGGTCGAAGGCGCCACCGACCTCTACGAGGAGGCGACGGTACGCGCCGCCGCCGAGCGTCTGGCCCGGGTCCTGGAGGCGGCGGCAGCCGACCTCGACCGGCCGGTCCTGGACATCGACCTGCTGGACGCGCGAGAGCGCCGGCACGTGCTCACCGAGTGGAGCGGCACCCTCGGGGCCCGTCCCGCCGCCACGCTCACCGAGCTGTTCGAGTTCCAGACGGCGGACAGGCCCGACGCCGTGGCCGTCGTGGACGGAGCCGAGCGCCTCACCTACCGCGAGCTGAACGCGCGCGCCAACCGCCTCGCGCGGCTGCTCCGGGCGCGTGGGGCGGGCCCCGAGGAGCGCGTCGCGGTGCTGCTGCACCGCTCCGCCGACCTGGCCGTCGCCCTCCTGGCCGTCCTCAAGACGGGCGCGGCCTACCTGCCGGTGGACCCGGCCTATCCGGCGGAGCGCGTCTCGGTCGTCTTCGAGGACGCGCGGCCCGCACTGGTCGTCACGTCCGAGTCCGCGGCGGACCTGCTGCCGCCGACGACGGCGGCGCCGATCCGGCTCGGTGACGAAGGCGTCGAATCCGATCTCGCCGCCCAGGACCCCGCCGACCTCACCGACGCCGACCGGATCGCACCGCTCGACCCCCGGCACCCCGCCTACGTGATCTACACCTCCGGCTCCACCGGCCGCCCCAAGGGCGTCGCCGTCCCGCACGCGGGCGTGGTCGCGCTCCTGGACGCCACGCGTGAGCGGTTCGCCTTCGACGGCGACGACGTGTGGTCGTGGTTCCACTCGTACGCCTTCGACATGGCGGTGTGGGAGATGTGGGGCGCCTTCGCGTACGGCGGCTCCCTGGTCACCGTCCCTTACGAGGTGTCGCGCTCACCGCGGGACTACCTGGCCCTCCTCGCCGAGGAGAAGGTCACGGTCGCGTGCCAGACCCCGTCGGCCTTCTACCCGCTCATCGCGGAGGAGGCCAGGAGCACACCCCAACTCGCGCTGCGCACCGTGGTCTTCGGTGGTGAGGCGCTCGACCTCGCGCAGCTCGCCCCCTGGTACGACCGGCACCCGGACGACGGCGTGAGGCTGGTCAACATGTACGGCATCACCGAGACGACCATCCACACCACGTATCTGGCCCTCGACGCGCGCACGGCGGCCCGGTCGCCGGGGCGCAGCCTGGTGGGGCTGCCGGTCGCGGGCCTGCGCACCTTCGTCCTGGACGGCCGGCTCCAGCCGGTACCGGTCGGTGTGGTGGGTGAACTGTACGTGGCGGGACCGCAGTTGGCGCGCGGCTATCTGAACCGGCCGCATCTGACCGCCGAGCGGTTCGTGGCCTGCCCGTTCGAGAGCAACGGCGAGCGCATGTACCGCAGCGGCGACCTGGCCCGCTGGACCCCGCAGGGGCAGCTGGAGTACGTGGGCCGCGCCGATCACCAGGTCAAGATCCGCGGATTCCGCATCGAACCGGGCGAGATCCAGGCCGCGCTCGCCGAACACCCCGACATCGTGCGCAGTGCTGTGATCGTGCGCGAGGACACGCCGGGTGACAGGCGCCTCGTCGCCTACGTCGTGGCCGGCGAGGCCGGGGTGTCACCCAGCGATGTCCGAGGCCGGCTGCAGCGCAGGCTTCCCCACTACATGGTGCCGACGATCGTGCCGGTCGACGACCTGCCGCTCACGGTGAACGGCAAGCTCGACCGCGGGGCGCTTCCCGCGCCGGGTGCCGCGGGCCGGGCCGGCGACCGCTCCCCGATCACGACCCGCGAGCAGATCCTCTGCGAGCTGTTCGCCGAAGTGCTCGGCCTGCCCCTGGTCAACCCCGAGGACGGCTTCTTCGAGCTCGGAGGTCACTCACTGCTCGCCACCCAGCTGGTCAACCGCGCGCGGGCGGTCCTGGGGGTCGAGCTGCACGTGCGTGAGGTGTTCGAGCATCCGACCCCCGCCGACCTGGCCCGGGTGGCCCGGGAGGCCATCGCGGACCGCCCGGCGCTCGTTCCGATGGAGCGGCCACCACGCGTTCCGCTCGCGTTCCAGCAGCAGGGCCTCGGGTTCCTGCAGCGCTTCAACGGCCTCACCAGCGCCTACAACAACCCCTACGCCCTGCGGCTCACCGGTGGACTGGACCCCGAGACCCTGCGGCTGGCCCTGCGGGACGTCATCGACCGGCACGAGATCCTGCGTACGGTGTACCGGACCATCGACGGCGAACCCCACCAGGTCCTTCTCGACGACCCCACCCGGGCACCGGACTTCTGGCAGCAGCGGGAGTGCGACCCCGACGGGCTCGACGCGCTGCTCCGGGCGGAGGGGAACCGGCCCTTCGACCTGTCCGCCGAACTGCCGCTGCGCGCCCTGCTGCTGCGCACGGGACCCGAGGAGCATGTGCTCCTGCTGGTCTTTCACCACATCGCCGCGGACGGCTGGTCGGTCGATCCGCTCTTCTCCGACCTCGCCACGGCCTTCGCCGCCCGTGCCGGCGGGAAGGCCCCGGAGTGGCGTCCACTGCCCGTCCAGTACGCCGACTACGCGCTGTGGCAGCGGGCCCTGTTCGCGCCGGACGTGCGGGACCGCCACCTGGACTACTGGGTGCGGACCCTGCGCGACCTGCCGCGTCAGCTGCCGGTCAACACCGACCGGCCGCGGCCGGACACGGCGGGGCAGCACGGCGCCCACGTGGGCATCGCCATCGACGCCGACCTCCACGCCAGGCTGATCGAACTGGCGCAGAACCATCGCGCCACCCTGTTCATGGTGCTGCACGCCGCCTTCGTCGGCCTCCTTCACCGCAATGGCGCCGGCACCGACATCCCGATCGGCATCAACGCCTCCGGCCGCGACGACGACGCCCTGCGCCACCTCATCGGCATGTTCGTCAACACCCTTGTCCTGCGCGTCGATGCGGGCGGCGAGCCGACGTTCCAAGAGCTCCTTGAGCGCGTGCGGGAGACCGACCTCGACGCCACCGTCCACCAGGAAGTGCCCTTCGAGCAGGTCGTGCGGGCGGTGAACCCGCCGCGCACGGCCGCCCCCAACCCGCTCTTCCAGGTGATGTTCAGCGTCGGCACCAAGCAGGCGGCCCTCGAAACCCGACTGGCGGGGCTCCGCACGGAGGTGACCGCCCTGGAGACCACGGCCCCCAAGTTCGACCTCACCCTGAACCTGACGCAGCACCGGACGGCCACCGGGAGGCCCGGCGGCATCACCGGAGAGCTGCAGTACGACACGGCTCTGTTCGACCACACCACCGCCGAAGCCATGGTCGAGGAGTTCACCTCGCTCGTGGCCGAGTTCGAGGCCGACCCCTCGCGCCCGATCAGCGGGCAGGCCTCCCCTTCGGGGAAGGCGTCCGTCACCACCAGGGCCCCCCGGCCACCGGCGGCCCCGGCCGACGGCGGACCCGGCCCGCACCCGCGGACCACCGCGGCGCCCAACGCGTACACGCAGGCGGTCGCGGAGATCTTCGCGAAGGTCCTCGGGGTGCCGTCCGTGGGCCCCGAGGAGAACTTCTTCAACCTCGGCGGCTATTCGCTGCTCGCCGCCGAACTCGTCGAAGAACTGCGGTCCACGCTCGGTGTCGACGTCGCCATCCGTGACCTCTTCCGCGCGCCGACCGTGGCGGGGCTCATCGAGCAGACGCGCATGGGTGAACAGTCCGGGAACACCACGCTGTTGCCCCTGCGGACGTCCGGCGATCGCCCCCCGCTGTTCTTCGTCCATCCCGCGATGGGCCTGAGCTGGTGCTACAGCCACTTCCTGCCGCATGTTCCGGCGGATCGTCCGGTGTACGGACTCCAGGCCGGGGGAGGGACGACGCGGCCGGTCACGGTCGAGGAGATGGCCGAGGCCTACCTGGAATCGGTCCGCGAAGTGCAGCCGCACGGCCCCTACCATCTGCTCGGCTGGTCCTTCGGCGGGCTGGTCGCCCACGCGATGGCGACCCGACTGCAGCAGGACGGCGAGGACGTGTCGCTGCTCGGCGTCCTCGACGCCTACCCGGCCGACCCGACGGCCGGCCCGGTGGCCCCGGACCTGCGCAAGGCCGTCGCGTCGCTGCTCCACGATCCGACCACCCTCACCGACGAGCACGAGATCCACGACATCGCCCAGGCCGTGCGGTTCCTGCGCGACAAGGACCTCATCCTCGGCTCGTTCGACGACCGGACGATCCGTACGGCACTGGTGTCGACCACCCACCATGTCGCTCTCGCCCACGCGTTCACCCCCCGCCTCTATACGGGAGACCTGCTGCTCCTGCGCGCGATGTCCGACATCCACGGGGAGCCCCCTCCTCCGCAGGTGTGGGAGACGTACGTGGAGGGCCGGGTCATCGACCACCAACTGGACTGCGGACACCAGGAGATGAGCGACCCCGGGACCGCTGTCGAGATCGGCGCCGTCATCAGGCGGGCCCTGTCCGGGTCGAGCGTGACCACGGCCGACGCTTTGCCGGTCGAACCCGACCAGGAGACAGCCACCGCATGA
- a CDS encoding amino acid adenylation domain-containing protein, producing MDNEIQQGLREVFADVLGVARVEAQDSFLALGGDSLTALRLSKRIRARLDVELTVRDVFDAGTPAALASLIAGARTARPQDPPPEAHRDSAPLSFAQHGVWFRERFEGPGADLTVPLALRLEGTLDRDALRAALDDVVARHAALRTVHRAVDGVPTQQVVEARAGFHFERVAQEALDARLAGLAAYTFDLTTEIPLRTWLLRTGPEEHVLLCLAHRIAVDETSLGILAGDLHTAYSARLAGAAPDGRQPNARYVDFAFRQRNRARTDPLGASRLTERVKALTGMPDELALPYDRPRPAALSHRGGETRFHLGAEAHGQLAELARERHATLFMVVQAAVATVLGKLGAGDDIPLGTRVTGRVDAAHDEVVGRFENLLVLRTDVSGDPGFADLVSRVREADLDAYADQDIAFEQLVHAVNPPRSQSRHPLFQVLVTTGPGAPAIRLAGLVAQRLDRWRAPVRHDLTVHFEARHTADGTPDGLDVEVGYSTDLFDRDTAQALGERLLRVLTAAAGDPLRRLGEIDVLDPAERHRLLVEWNDRATFDVPRVTLPDLLAAQAARAPGLPAVQMDDTVLTYAELDARSNRLARHLIAHGVGPETVVALAMPRSVDVIVALWATLKAGGAYLPIDPSYPADRIAFMREDAKPVLTLTEPVDVDHLPATAITDADRLAPLRPEHPVYVIYTSGSTGRPKAVVMPGHSLVSLLTWYGTTLTPGRMAQFSSLSFDTSAFEVLFATLSGGCLVVPPEEVRRDIDLFARWLVDHDVHDMNLPNLVLDALCEVTERTGIELPELRMIAQGGEALTLSPRLMRFFEPPRRRLDNYYGPTETHLAIAHSFPAAPADWPDEPLLGRPIGNMRGYVLDGRMKPVPAGVVGELYLAGEQLSRGYLNRPGATASRFVANPFDRPGSRMYRTGDLVRWRKDGHLVFLGRVDHQVKIRGFRIELGEIEDVLRRHPTVAQAAVLAVEDRPGTKRLVAYVVSETGPVDPAALRAHVAGTLPDYMVPWAFVQLDEMPLNPNRKLDRKALPAHRGHTAGRAPRTSVEKALCGIYAEVLSASAVGIDDDFFDLGGSSLTALELTARIGAALGVEPPLRTVFEQPTPAALGRLIEAREGEHRPQEPGSVRDAGPTASPTASADRSRAAATEGRRQGLSGAVPGRRPGLPGPEARTSLLRDLFAEVLESDPVSEDDNFFALGGHSLLATRLLNRVKDDFGVEVPLKSLFDHPTPAGLAGALDAARAARPALRTRPALRPRPRDTT from the coding sequence GTGGACAACGAAATCCAGCAGGGGCTCCGCGAGGTGTTCGCGGACGTCCTGGGCGTGGCTCGCGTGGAGGCGCAGGACTCGTTCCTCGCCCTGGGCGGCGACTCGCTGACCGCACTCCGGCTGAGCAAGCGGATACGCGCCCGGCTCGACGTGGAGCTGACGGTACGGGACGTCTTCGACGCCGGGACGCCGGCCGCCCTGGCCTCCCTGATCGCCGGGGCGCGAACCGCGCGGCCCCAGGACCCGCCGCCCGAAGCGCACCGGGACAGCGCCCCGCTGAGCTTCGCCCAACACGGCGTGTGGTTCCGCGAGCGGTTCGAGGGGCCCGGCGCCGACCTCACCGTGCCGCTCGCACTGCGGCTCGAGGGCACCCTCGACCGGGACGCGCTGCGCGCCGCCCTGGACGACGTGGTCGCCCGGCACGCGGCGCTGAGGACCGTGCACCGCGCCGTCGACGGCGTACCGACGCAGCAGGTGGTCGAGGCGCGCGCCGGGTTCCACTTCGAGCGGGTCGCGCAGGAGGCACTCGACGCGCGCCTCGCCGGCCTCGCCGCGTACACCTTCGACCTCACCACCGAGATCCCGCTGCGGACCTGGCTCCTGCGGACGGGCCCTGAGGAGCACGTCCTGCTGTGCCTCGCGCACCGCATCGCCGTGGACGAGACATCCCTCGGAATCCTGGCCGGGGACCTCCACACGGCCTACTCGGCCCGTCTCGCCGGCGCCGCCCCCGATGGGCGACAACCGAACGCGCGGTACGTGGACTTCGCGTTCCGCCAGCGGAACCGGGCGCGTACGGACCCGCTCGGCGCGTCCCGGCTCACGGAGCGCGTCAAGGCCCTCACCGGCATGCCGGACGAACTGGCCCTGCCCTACGACCGGCCCCGGCCGGCCGCCCTGTCGCACCGCGGCGGGGAGACACGGTTCCACCTCGGCGCCGAAGCCCACGGACAGCTGGCCGAGTTGGCCCGGGAGCGGCACGCCACCCTTTTCATGGTGGTCCAGGCCGCGGTGGCGACCGTGCTCGGCAAGCTCGGCGCCGGCGACGACATCCCCCTCGGCACCCGCGTCACGGGCCGCGTCGACGCCGCCCACGACGAGGTCGTCGGCCGGTTCGAGAACCTGCTCGTCCTGCGCACCGACGTCTCCGGCGACCCCGGCTTCGCCGACCTGGTCTCCCGGGTCCGCGAGGCGGACCTCGACGCCTACGCCGACCAGGACATCGCGTTCGAGCAGCTGGTGCACGCGGTCAATCCGCCCCGCTCGCAATCCCGGCACCCCCTCTTCCAGGTCCTCGTCACCACCGGGCCGGGCGCACCGGCGATCCGTCTGGCCGGCCTCGTGGCACAGCGGCTCGACCGGTGGCGCGCACCGGTCCGGCACGACCTCACCGTCCACTTCGAGGCGCGGCACACCGCGGACGGCACCCCCGACGGCCTCGACGTCGAGGTCGGCTACAGCACGGACCTCTTCGACCGGGACACCGCGCAGGCCCTGGGCGAACGGCTGCTCCGGGTGCTCACCGCCGCGGCCGGCGACCCACTGCGCAGGCTCGGGGAGATCGACGTACTCGATCCGGCCGAACGGCATCGGCTGCTGGTCGAGTGGAACGACAGGGCGACGTTCGACGTCCCCCGCGTCACCCTGCCCGACCTGCTCGCGGCCCAGGCCGCCCGCGCCCCCGGGCTGCCCGCCGTGCAGATGGACGACACCGTCCTCACGTACGCCGAACTCGACGCCCGGTCCAACCGCCTGGCTCGGCACCTGATCGCCCACGGCGTCGGCCCGGAGACCGTGGTGGCGCTCGCGATGCCCCGCTCCGTCGACGTGATCGTGGCCCTGTGGGCGACGCTCAAGGCCGGCGGCGCCTATCTGCCCATCGATCCGAGCTACCCCGCCGACCGCATCGCGTTCATGCGCGAGGACGCCAAGCCCGTCCTCACCCTGACCGAACCCGTGGACGTCGACCACCTGCCGGCGACCGCCATCACGGATGCCGACCGCCTCGCGCCGCTGCGCCCCGAACACCCCGTCTACGTCATCTACACCTCCGGCTCCACCGGCCGCCCCAAGGCCGTCGTCATGCCGGGCCACTCCCTCGTCAGTCTGCTCACCTGGTACGGGACCACCCTCACCCCGGGCCGGATGGCGCAGTTCTCCTCGCTGAGCTTCGACACCTCCGCCTTCGAGGTCCTCTTCGCCACCCTCAGCGGCGGCTGCCTCGTGGTGCCGCCCGAGGAAGTGCGGCGCGACATCGATCTGTTCGCGCGCTGGCTCGTGGACCACGACGTCCACGACATGAACCTGCCCAACCTGGTGCTCGACGCCCTCTGCGAGGTCACGGAGCGCACCGGCATCGAGCTTCCCGAGCTGCGGATGATCGCCCAGGGCGGCGAGGCGCTGACCCTCTCGCCGCGCCTCATGCGCTTCTTCGAGCCGCCCCGGCGCCGACTCGACAACTACTACGGGCCCACCGAGACCCATCTGGCGATCGCCCACTCCTTCCCGGCGGCGCCCGCCGACTGGCCCGACGAGCCGCTGCTCGGCCGGCCGATCGGCAACATGCGCGGGTACGTGCTCGACGGCCGGATGAAGCCCGTGCCGGCCGGTGTCGTGGGCGAACTGTATCTGGCGGGCGAACAGCTCTCCCGCGGCTACCTCAACCGTCCGGGCGCGACGGCGTCCCGCTTCGTCGCCAACCCCTTCGACCGGCCGGGCAGCCGGATGTACCGCACCGGCGACTTGGTGCGGTGGCGCAAGGACGGCCACCTGGTCTTCCTCGGCCGGGTCGACCACCAGGTGAAGATCCGCGGCTTCCGCATCGAACTCGGCGAGATCGAGGACGTGCTGCGCCGCCATCCCACCGTGGCGCAGGCGGCGGTGCTCGCTGTCGAGGACCGCCCCGGCACCAAGCGCCTGGTCGCCTATGTGGTCTCCGAAACCGGCCCGGTGGACCCCGCCGCGCTGCGTGCGCACGTCGCCGGGACGCTGCCCGACTACATGGTGCCGTGGGCGTTCGTCCAGCTCGACGAGATGCCGCTCAACCCCAACCGCAAGCTGGACCGCAAGGCCCTGCCCGCGCACCGGGGCCACACCGCGGGGCGTGCCCCGCGCACTTCCGTGGAGAAGGCGCTGTGCGGGATCTACGCCGAGGTGCTCTCCGCGTCGGCTGTCGGCATCGACGACGACTTCTTCGATCTGGGCGGCAGTTCGCTGACCGCGCTCGAACTGACCGCGCGCATCGGTGCCGCCCTGGGGGTCGAACCACCGCTCAGGACGGTCTTCGAGCAGCCCACCCCGGCAGCACTGGGCCGGCTCATCGAGGCCCGCGAGGGGGAGCACCGCCCCCAGGAGCCGGGCAGCGTGCGGGACGCGGGACCCACCGCCTCGCCCACCGCGTCCGCGGACAGGAGTCGCGCGGCCGCCACGGAGGGCCGGCGCCAGGGCCTGTCCGGTGCCGTCCCGGGCCGGCGTCCGGGCCTGCCCGGCCCCGAAGCGCGCACGAGCCTGCTGCGCGATCTGTTCGCCGAGGTCCTGGAGAGCGACCCGGTGTCCGAGGACGACAACTTCTTCGCCCTGGGCGGCCATTCACTGCTCGCCACCCGTCTGCTCAACCGCGTCAAGGACGACTTCGGGGTCGAGGTCCCGCTGAAGTCCCTGTTCGACCACCCCACACCGGCGGGGTTGGCGGGGGCCCTCGACGCCGCTCGCGCAGCCCGCCCCGCGCTGCGGACCCGACCCGCGCTGCGGCCACGTCCGCGCGACACCACCTGA